Genomic DNA from Streptomyces sp. PCS3-D2:
TCGGTGCGCCGGTCGGTGAGGTTGTGGACGGTCGGCGCGACCTGCTTGACGTACTGGATCTCCGCGCCGACCGGGGTCCACAGCCGCAAGGAGACGTCCGCGACCTCCTTGCCCATGACGTTCTCCATCATGCGCGTGAAGTCCTCGGTGAGGTGGGCCGGATCGGCCACGATGTCGGCGGAGCCGAGCAGCGCACTCGCGATGCCGGTGACCTCCTTCACCTCCCAGTCGGTGCCCACACCGCGGGCGTCGCAGGTGAAACGGCCCGCGCAGGCGTCGAGGGCGGCGCGCAGGACGGCCGGCTCCTCGTGCTCGTTGCGTCCGTCGGTGAGCAGGATGCCGTGGCGGATGGCGGCAGGGGAGCCGCGCAGCAGGCCGTCGGCCAGCCGCAGCCAGGTGCCGATGGCGGTGCCGCCGCCGGCGCTCAGGCCGCGCAAGGCCTCCTTGGCCCGGGCGCGGGTGGAGGCGTCGGCGACGGCGAGGCGGCCCTGGCCCGGGTAGACCTCTTTGGCCACGTGCGTGCCGGCGACCACCGCGAAGGCAGTGCCGTCGCGCAGGGTGTCGACGGCCGCCGCGGTGGCCTCGCGGGCGCCGCGCATCTTCTCCGCCGGGTACTCCATGGAACCGGAGCAGTCGACCATGATCACGACGGCTGCCGTGCCGTCGGCGGACGTGCCGCGGGTGACGCTCCCGCCGCCGGTGGCGGTGACGGTGACGATGGCGTGGACGTCCCGCCCGCCTTC
This window encodes:
- a CDS encoding VWA domain-containing protein is translated as MANFAKPSAPRFSVDVYQNEFLPEGGRDVHAIVTVTATGGGSVTRGTSADGTAAVVIMVDCSGSMEYPAEKMRGAREATAAAVDTLRDGTAFAVVAGTHVAKEVYPGQGRLAVADASTRARAKEALRGLSAGGGTAIGTWLRLADGLLRGSPAAIRHGILLTDGRNEHEEPAVLRAALDACAGRFTCDARGVGTDWEVKEVTGIASALLGSADIVADPAHLTEDFTRMMENVMGKEVADVSLRLWTPVGAEIQYVKQVAPTVHNLTDRRTDTGPRAGDYPTGSWGDESREYHVCVRVPGAAVGQEMLASRVTLVRPATGGEPEAVLAQGLVRAVWTDDLAASTAINPQVAHYTGQAELAQAIQQGLEARKMGDVDGATAKLGRAVQLASASGNADTARLLSKVVDVVDAVAGTVRLKAKVADADEMTLETRSTQTVRVKKS